One Candidatus Acididesulfobacter guangdongensis genomic window carries:
- a CDS encoding hydrogenase iron-sulfur subunit, which translates to MDNKLGVYICSGCDIGKCLNIEELENIAKSEYKPEICRVNNFLCSKEGLNIINEDIKSSGLNKIVIAACSMRSKQDVFSFDPSKIFTERVNLREHVIWVSEPNSKGAQMLAEDYLRMGIARAKKAEITVPLTAELNKTILVVGGGVTGLTAALNSAKAGYDVILIEKKEHLGGFPYLKYKKWETSPPFEDNLLIKNDLGRLIDNVEGSKKIKIYKNSEIGEISGAPGKFEVKIKVKTITNSGSDSDFSSDKSIKDKSDIYINDKNSKNINEETVIEKAGAIIVATGWKPYDAHNLSYLGYGLSPDILTNVELEELYSELYLKSGDENFAVKRKSDGKDVKSVAFILCAGSRDENYLPYCSTVCCMTSLKEANAFRKNNPDAKVYIIYRDIRTPGEYENYYKSMQNDDGIFMVKGIMSDVAYDGKNNTIKLKVNNTLFGGSLDLNVDMVILASGMVPNSGNFTANDEVVSAGGDSVVMQTQEQEQCKQCQNQNEAGVQNQNSGNNQNQIQLGNKIHINGKSGTAAVLSANGDNSVDIDNNNNNDDNKISAGGANQKTSSISVKTSKITIPGMGNANAENKSINTNLDANANKNINTPESVSAASDVVTTKSSINIQRSSININPVAGNNSNNSSSAGNDANDRSASLTTKSSINIQRSSININPVAGNNSNNSSSAGNDANDRSASLTTKSSINIQRSSININPVAGNNSNNSSGSAANNNNISKDDKAADRVNEADNDKIGGSNPAVIRSSFSININNNKDGNKDLNNRDNTADTSKPSNLGNSSVNSNINVNAVSGTAASINVNAIGAVSTASESVASSLQPPPASSRASDAAASCCTSLPSGSASALKTNSKGGLLNLTYRQGKEMPDLIYGFPDSNFICFPYESRRTGIYPAGSVRAPMDTVFSVDDAKGAVLKSIQCIEQTSKGRAVHPRSNDTTYPFFDLQRCTQCKRCTEECPFGAIDEDEKGTPKPNPERCRRCGVCMGACPVKIISFKNYSVDIIGSMLKSINVPGEAEKIDDFRILVFACENDAYPALDIAGMNKIQLPSNIRVIPVRCLGSINNVWYADALSRGIDGILLLGCKFGDDYQCHFIKGSELASYRMENLKETLTRLVLESERIKQVQLEFSDYRKLPDILNEFADKIKSLGPNPYKEF; encoded by the coding sequence ATGGACAATAAGCTTGGAGTTTATATATGCTCGGGATGCGATATAGGTAAATGCCTGAATATAGAAGAACTCGAAAATATTGCAAAAAGCGAATATAAACCGGAAATTTGCAGAGTGAATAATTTTCTCTGCTCTAAAGAAGGTTTAAATATTATCAATGAAGATATCAAATCTTCCGGACTTAATAAAATAGTTATAGCGGCGTGTTCAATGAGGTCAAAACAGGATGTATTCAGTTTTGACCCGTCAAAAATATTTACGGAAAGGGTTAATTTAAGAGAACACGTGATATGGGTGAGCGAACCAAACAGCAAAGGTGCTCAGATGCTTGCCGAAGATTATTTAAGAATGGGGATAGCAAGAGCAAAAAAAGCTGAAATTACTGTTCCTCTGACAGCAGAATTAAATAAGACTATTCTAGTTGTTGGCGGAGGCGTTACTGGTTTAACCGCCGCTCTGAATTCCGCAAAAGCAGGATATGATGTAATATTAATAGAGAAAAAAGAGCATCTGGGCGGATTCCCATATCTAAAGTATAAAAAATGGGAGACAAGCCCGCCTTTCGAAGATAATCTGCTTATTAAAAATGACCTTGGCAGACTTATCGATAATGTTGAAGGTTCTAAAAAAATTAAAATATATAAAAATTCTGAAATTGGTGAGATATCCGGTGCCCCGGGAAAATTTGAAGTAAAAATAAAAGTAAAAACAATTACAAATTCCGGTTCAGATTCAGATTTTAGTTCCGATAAAAGTATAAAAGATAAATCTGATATATATATAAATGATAAAAATAGTAAAAATATAAATGAAGAAACCGTTATTGAAAAAGCCGGCGCAATCATTGTAGCAACCGGATGGAAACCGTATGATGCGCATAATCTTTCCTATTTAGGATACGGTTTGTCTCCTGATATTCTGACGAATGTCGAACTTGAAGAACTTTATTCCGAACTGTATTTAAAAAGCGGCGATGAAAATTTTGCCGTTAAAAGAAAATCCGATGGCAAGGATGTCAAATCTGTTGCGTTTATTTTATGTGCCGGTTCAAGAGACGAAAACTATCTGCCTTACTGTTCTACCGTCTGCTGCATGACTTCCTTGAAAGAAGCTAATGCGTTCAGAAAAAATAATCCGGATGCCAAAGTATATATAATATACCGCGATATAAGAACGCCGGGCGAATATGAAAATTATTATAAAAGTATGCAGAATGACGACGGAATATTTATGGTTAAAGGAATTATGTCCGATGTCGCATATGACGGAAAAAATAATACTATAAAGTTAAAAGTCAATAATACGCTTTTTGGAGGCAGTCTTGATTTAAATGTGGATATGGTTATACTTGCTTCCGGTATGGTTCCTAATTCCGGTAATTTTACGGCAAATGACGAAGTAGTTTCTGCAGGTGGCGATTCTGTTGTCATGCAGACGCAAGAACAGGAACAATGCAAACAATGTCAGAATCAAAATGAAGCCGGCGTTCAGAATCAAAATAGCGGCAATAACCAAAACCAGATTCAGCTCGGTAATAAGATACATATCAATGGTAAAAGCGGCACGGCTGCTGTTTTGTCCGCTAACGGCGATAACAGTGTTGATATTGATAATAATAACAACAATGACGATAATAAAATATCTGCCGGCGGAGCAAATCAGAAAACTTCGTCAATATCCGTAAAAACATCAAAAATTACCATTCCCGGTATGGGCAATGCTAATGCTGAAAATAAATCTATAAATACAAATTTAGATGCAAATGCAAACAAAAATATAAATACGCCTGAATCTGTATCAGCGGCATCTGATGTTGTAACAACCAAAAGCAGTATCAATATTCAACGAAGCAGTATAAACATAAATCCTGTTGCAGGAAATAATAGTAATAATAGCAGCAGTGCCGGTAATGATGCTAATGATCGCAGTGCTTCCTTAACAACCAAAAGCAGTATCAATATTCAACGAAGCAGTATAAACATAAATCCTGTTGCAGGAAATAATAGTAATAATAGCAGCAGTGCCGGTAATGATGCTAATGATCGCAGTGCTTCCTTAACAACCAAAAGCAGTATTAATATTCAACGAAGCAGTATAAACATAAATCCTGTTGCAGGAAATAATAGTAATAATAGCAGCGGCAGCGCGGCTAATAACAATAATATAAGCAAGGATGATAAAGCAGCGGACAGGGTTAATGAAGCTGATAATGATAAAATCGGCGGTTCTAATCCTGCTGTTATTAGAAGCAGTTTCAGTATTAATATTAATAATAATAAAGACGGAAACAAAGATTTAAATAACAGAGATAATACTGCAGATACATCAAAACCTTCAAATCTCGGCAATAGCAGCGTAAATAGCAATATAAATGTAAATGCCGTTTCCGGCACCGCTGCATCTATAAATGTAAACGCAATAGGGGCTGTGTCAACCGCATCAGAAAGCGTCGCATCTTCTCTGCAGCCGCCTCCTGCATCATCGCGTGCTTCCGATGCAGCGGCTTCATGCTGTACGTCCTTGCCGTCCGGTTCGGCGTCTGCCTTAAAAACTAACAGTAAAGGCGGTCTTCTTAATTTGACATATAGACAGGGCAAGGAAATGCCTGACCTTATATACGGTTTTCCGGATTCTAATTTTATTTGTTTTCCTTATGAATCGAGAAGAACCGGTATATATCCGGCCGGTTCCGTCAGAGCGCCGATGGATACTGTATTTTCCGTTGACGATGCAAAGGGAGCGGTTCTTAAATCAATACAGTGCATTGAGCAGACTTCTAAGGGGAGAGCCGTACATCCAAGGTCAAATGATACTACTTATCCGTTTTTTGACCTGCAAAGATGTACGCAATGCAAAAGATGCACGGAGGAATGTCCTTTTGGAGCTATCGACGAAGATGAAAAAGGCACGCCTAAACCAAATCCGGAAAGATGCAGAAGGTGTGGGGTTTGCATGGGAGCGTGTCCGGTTAAGATTATTTCGTTTAAGAATTATTCGGTAGATATAATAGGTTCAATGCTGAAAAGCATAAATGTTCCGGGCGAGGCTGAAAAAATCGATGATTTCAGAATATTGGTCTTCGCCTGTGAAAATGATGCATATCCTGCTCTTGATATTGCAGGAATGAATAAGATACAGCTTCCTTCAAATATAAGGGTTATTCCGGTAAGATGTCTTGGTTCTATAAACAATGTGTGGTATGCCGACGCTCTTTCAAGAGGAATAGACGGGATACTTCTTTTAGGCTGTAAATTTGGAGATGATTATCAATGCCATTTCATCAAAGGTTCAGAATTGGCATCTTATAGAATGGAAAATCTTAAAGAAACTTTAACAAGATTGGTGCTGGAATCCGAAAGAATAAAACAGGTTCAGTTAGAATTTTCAGATTACCGGAAATTGCCTGATATATTAAATGAGTTTGCGGACAAAATAAAATCTTTAGGTCCGAATCCATATAAGGAATTTTGA
- a CDS encoding sodium-translocating pyrophosphatase codes for MFDYSILFGLIAGIIAVIYSVIITFWALKHSDGTPKMQEIAAAIQEGAKAFLNRQYRTVAIVGFIIFLLILIGGIWIPQFGILTAAGFVFGAVLSASAGYFGMYNAVRANVRTAEIAKYGTKSALQFAFKTGSVTGLMVLGLGVLGISIFLDLSFYITGTVGGALDSMIGFAFGCSLISVFARLGGGIYTKAADVGADLVGKIEEGIPEDDPRNPAVIADQVGDNVGDCAGMAADVFETFAVTIIASMLLAYSIFRYYDFNILIRTMMYPLMLGAIAVITSIAGIFFVGASSKEKIMKGLYKGMFATGIISAVLYYFFTMYFMKGVGGFPTINYYYAALVGLFLTGFIIVITDYFTSTHFAPVKSISKASTTGHATNIIAGLAVGQMSTALPVLFIAASIILSYRFAGFYGIAIAASSMLSMAGIIISVDSFGPITDNAGGIAEMSNLSGEVRETTDALDAVGNTTKAVTKGYAIGSAALAAIVLFAEYARLIEKGSIHYIFLISQPSVLAGLFIGAMFPFLFASLAMKAVGKSAGEIVVEVRRQFKEIPGIMEGTAKPDYGKSVDIVTKSALKEMILPALIPIAGPVIFGLTLGPLVLGGILLGTIISGLFLAISMTSGGAAWDNAKKLIESGAYGGKGSFAHQAAITGDTVGDPYKDTAGPAINPMIKVVNIFTILIVPIVLILWK; via the coding sequence ATATTTGATTATTCCATCCTGTTCGGACTGATAGCCGGTATTATCGCAGTAATTTACAGCGTTATAATAACATTCTGGGCCTTAAAACATTCCGACGGAACCCCTAAAATGCAGGAAATTGCAGCCGCTATCCAGGAAGGCGCAAAAGCCTTTCTTAATCGGCAGTATAGAACGGTGGCGATAGTCGGTTTTATTATTTTTTTGTTAATTTTAATCGGCGGTATCTGGATTCCGCAGTTTGGAATACTAACTGCCGCAGGTTTTGTGTTTGGCGCAGTTCTTTCCGCCTCAGCAGGGTATTTTGGCATGTATAACGCTGTTAGAGCTAACGTCAGGACTGCCGAGATTGCAAAATACGGAACAAAATCGGCGCTGCAGTTCGCCTTTAAAACAGGTTCGGTAACGGGGCTTATGGTTCTTGGTCTTGGTGTTCTCGGTATTTCTATTTTTCTTGATTTATCGTTCTATATAACCGGCACGGTCGGCGGTGCATTAGATTCAATGATAGGGTTTGCATTCGGCTGCAGTCTTATAAGCGTATTTGCAAGGCTTGGCGGCGGGATATATACCAAAGCGGCGGATGTAGGAGCCGACCTCGTAGGCAAGATTGAAGAAGGTATTCCTGAAGACGATCCGAGAAATCCGGCAGTTATAGCCGATCAGGTAGGTGATAACGTAGGAGATTGTGCGGGAATGGCTGCGGATGTTTTTGAAACTTTTGCAGTGACTATAATTGCTTCAATGCTTTTAGCATATTCTATTTTCAGATATTATGATTTTAATATTCTCATAAGAACCATGATGTATCCTTTGATGTTAGGCGCTATAGCGGTCATTACATCAATAGCGGGAATTTTTTTCGTAGGGGCGTCGTCTAAAGAAAAAATAATGAAAGGTCTATATAAAGGAATGTTTGCAACAGGTATAATTTCAGCGGTTTTATATTATTTTTTTACAATGTATTTTATGAAAGGTGTAGGCGGTTTTCCGACTATAAATTATTATTACGCCGCTCTGGTAGGTTTATTCCTTACAGGGTTTATCATTGTCATAACGGATTATTTTACATCGACGCATTTTGCTCCGGTTAAGTCTATTTCAAAAGCTTCGACTACCGGTCATGCCACGAATATAATAGCGGGACTGGCAGTAGGACAGATGTCGACGGCTTTGCCTGTTTTATTTATTGCAGCTTCTATCATTTTGTCTTATCGATTTGCAGGATTTTACGGTATTGCGATTGCAGCTTCCAGTATGCTTTCTATGGCAGGTATTATTATTTCCGTAGATTCGTTCGGACCCATAACAGATAATGCCGGAGGAATTGCCGAGATGAGCAATCTTTCAGGTGAAGTAAGAGAAACTACCGATGCGCTGGATGCTGTCGGTAATACTACGAAAGCCGTCACAAAAGGCTATGCTATAGGTTCTGCCGCACTTGCTGCAATTGTGCTGTTTGCGGAATACGCAAGACTTATTGAAAAAGGTTCTATTCATTATATTTTTCTGATTTCTCAGCCTTCCGTTCTGGCAGGATTGTTTATAGGCGCTATGTTTCCTTTTTTATTTGCTTCGCTGGCAATGAAAGCAGTCGGAAAATCAGCAGGGGAAATAGTAGTTGAGGTAAGGAGACAATTTAAAGAAATACCCGGCATAATGGAAGGGACGGCTAAACCTGATTACGGCAAATCCGTTGATATAGTGACAAAATCTGCTCTAAAAGAAATGATATTGCCGGCACTGATACCTATAGCCGGTCCTGTTATTTTCGGTTTAACCCTTGGACCTCTTGTTCTTGGAGGGATTTTACTCGGTACTATAATTTCTGGTCTTTTCCTTGCTATTTCAATGACCAGCGGAGGCGCTGCATGGGATAACGCAAAAAAACTTATAGAAAGCGGAGCATACGGCGGCAAGGGCAGTTTTGCGCATCAGGCTGCTATTACCGGAGATACGGTAGGCGATCCTTATAAAGATACAGCCGGTCCGGCAATTAATCCGATGATAAAGGTCGTCAATATTTTTACAATATTAATAGTTCCCATAGTATTAATTTTATGGAAATAA
- a CDS encoding divalent metal cation transporter, with product MEDFTVKDQKDIKDKLDELPIDIKLRAVDRLKIHIMRQKYGYFSRLCLLLSLIGPGILVMIADNDAGGVITYAQTGSIFGLGFFIPFMVLMLPVAYIVQEMTVRLGSVTHRGHAEMIWKRYGKFWGAFSLADLVIANVLTLITEFIGITLGMQFFGVSPVVSSIIALIVVFSIQLFLRYYTWEWISLSIAALNLIFVPLVFFVPHLHWNAVADSFKTWHISGGVSSLFIYVVLANLGTTIAPWMLFFQQSSVVDKGLTVKDIRDGQIDTFIGSFFMVVVAIAIVIITGSVVHGVQGSSNMSIDQILRIISIKMGIIPMKLFALGLIEAGLIATIAISASTSWAAGEALGWPKSINLPPLQGWYFYLPGLISVLIAGGVVLIPNIPLGFLNLTVQVVASIFMPAAMLFLLLLLNDKEIMGEHTNKKWQNISAFIIVGFLIIMNGLYGITVVFPHIFG from the coding sequence ATGGAGGATTTCACTGTGAAAGATCAGAAAGATATTAAAGATAAATTAGACGAACTTCCAATAGATATTAAATTAAGGGCGGTTGATAGATTAAAGATTCATATCATGAGACAAAAATACGGATATTTCTCAAGACTTTGTCTGCTTCTTTCTCTTATCGGTCCCGGCATTCTTGTAATGATAGCGGACAATGACGCCGGCGGTGTAATTACCTACGCTCAGACAGGGTCGATTTTCGGTCTCGGATTTTTTATTCCTTTTATGGTCTTAATGCTTCCGGTTGCATATATAGTTCAGGAAATGACCGTCAGGCTGGGGTCAGTTACTCACAGGGGCCATGCCGAAATGATATGGAAAAGATACGGAAAATTTTGGGGCGCGTTTTCGTTAGCCGACTTGGTTATTGCAAATGTTTTAACTTTAATCACTGAGTTTATCGGAATAACTTTAGGAATGCAATTTTTTGGGGTTTCTCCGGTTGTTTCTTCTATTATTGCTTTAATTGTAGTTTTTTCAATTCAGCTGTTTTTGAGATATTATACATGGGAATGGATTAGTCTTAGTATTGCCGCATTAAATTTGATTTTTGTTCCGTTAGTATTTTTTGTGCCTCATCTTCACTGGAATGCGGTTGCCGATAGTTTTAAAACATGGCATATAAGCGGCGGTGTCAGCTCATTGTTTATTTACGTAGTCCTTGCAAATTTGGGTACTACTATAGCACCATGGATGCTGTTTTTTCAGCAGTCTTCAGTTGTAGACAAAGGACTAACCGTAAAAGATATAAGAGACGGGCAGATTGATACATTTATAGGTTCCTTTTTTATGGTTGTAGTAGCCATTGCAATAGTTATCATAACCGGTTCCGTAGTACATGGAGTTCAGGGCAGTTCTAATATGAGTATTGACCAGATATTACGTATAATTTCCATAAAAATGGGAATTATTCCGATGAAATTATTTGCGCTAGGATTAATAGAAGCAGGTTTAATTGCGACAATTGCAATATCTGCAAGCACTTCGTGGGCTGCCGGAGAAGCGCTGGGCTGGCCTAAAAGTATAAATCTTCCTCCGCTTCAGGGATGGTATTTTTATTTGCCAGGGTTAATAAGCGTTTTGATTGCCGGCGGCGTTGTTTTAATACCGAATATTCCGTTAGGTTTTTTAAACTTAACCGTTCAGGTTGTGGCTTCTATATTTATGCCGGCTGCTATGCTGTTCTTACTCCTGCTGCTGAACGATAAAGAAATTATGGGAGAACATACAAATAAAAAATGGCAAAACATTTCGGCTTTTATAATAGTCGGATTTTTAATAATAATGAACGGATTATACGGAATAACTGTGGTATTTCCGCATATTTTCGGATAA
- a CDS encoding nucleoside deaminase, with protein sequence MNENEIRELDKYFMKAAIEEASDSYRTGEVPVGAVIVKNNKIISASSNSVEKDLSSVMHAEIKAIMSAQKILNSWRLSGCTLYVTLEPCLMCCGAIILSRMDKVIYAADDPKTGAVNSLYNTLSDKRLNHNPEIISGILKEESSALLKKFFQAKRNKENRN encoded by the coding sequence ATGAATGAAAACGAGATACGCGAACTTGATAAATATTTTATGAAAGCCGCAATAGAAGAAGCATCTGACTCATACAGAACGGGAGAAGTTCCGGTCGGAGCCGTTATAGTAAAAAACAATAAAATAATTTCAGCTTCTTCAAACAGCGTGGAAAAGGATTTATCGTCTGTTATGCATGCCGAAATCAAAGCAATTATGTCAGCGCAAAAAATATTAAATTCATGGAGGCTAAGCGGTTGTACTCTGTATGTAACATTAGAACCTTGTTTAATGTGCTGCGGGGCAATAATATTGTCCAGAATGGATAAAGTAATTTATGCTGCCGACGACCCTAAAACCGGAGCAGTCAATTCTTTATACAACACTTTGTCCGACAAAAGATTAAATCATAATCCTGAAATTATTAGCGGTATTTTGAAGGAAGAATCATCTGCTTTATTGAAAAAATTTTTTCAAGCAAAAAGAAATAAGGAAAACCGCAATTAA
- a CDS encoding lipoyl synthase, translating into MNQRIPSHIRNEILKIKSRKDIYSTSKIIKEKGLNTVCSSSRCPNLNLCFSNKTATFLMLGDKCTRQCPFCNIEYDEKSYVDISEPENIAYAVKALKLNHAVITMVTRDDIYDGGASIIAAAVKAIKSGTSCKIVEVLTSDFMGNKNSINVVFDSGVDIFGHNIETVEKLYDTVRPQSSYVRSLDILDFVKKERPHIQTKSGIMVGLGESKDDVFKTIDDIASVNVDFMTIGQYMRPSVKNIEVKEYVSLKMFIEYREYAKNKGIKNVFSAPLVRSSFGAEKFYNNSIKLQ; encoded by the coding sequence ATGAATCAGAGAATCCCTTCTCATATTAGAAATGAGATATTAAAAATAAAATCAAGAAAAGATATTTATTCTACCTCTAAAATAATCAAAGAAAAAGGTTTAAATACAGTATGCTCGTCTTCAAGGTGTCCTAATTTAAATCTTTGTTTTTCTAATAAAACTGCCACATTTCTTATGCTCGGCGATAAATGTACAAGGCAGTGTCCTTTCTGCAACATTGAATATGATGAAAAATCTTATGTTGATATATCTGAACCGGAAAATATAGCATATGCAGTTAAGGCTTTAAAATTGAATCACGCAGTTATAACAATGGTTACACGGGATGACATATATGACGGCGGGGCATCGATAATTGCTGCGGCAGTTAAAGCTATAAAATCCGGAACTTCTTGTAAAATTGTCGAAGTTCTAACTTCTGATTTTATGGGAAATAAAAATTCAATTAACGTTGTTTTTGACTCTGGTGTAGATATCTTTGGACATAACATTGAAACCGTCGAAAAACTTTACGATACCGTAAGACCGCAAAGCTCTTATGTGCGTTCTTTAGATATACTTGATTTTGTTAAAAAAGAACGTCCGCATATACAGACAAAATCCGGCATAATGGTGGGTCTCGGGGAAAGCAAAGATGACGTTTTTAAAACAATTGACGATATAGCGTCGGTAAATGTTGACTTTATGACTATAGGACAGTATATGAGGCCTTCAGTGAAAAATATAGAGGTTAAGGAATATGTTTCTCTTAAAATGTTTATTGAATATAGGGAATATGCGAAAAATAAAGGGATAAAAAATGTCTTTTCCGCCCCATTAGTAAGAAGTTCCTTCGGAGCTGAAAAATTTTATAACAACAGCATTAAGCTTCAATAA
- a CDS encoding aminotransferase class I/II-fold pyridoxal phosphate-dependent enzyme, whose product MTEDFETIKRLPPYVFAEVNKIKAEARKKGEDIIDLGMGNPDSPTPDYIIEKLVEASRNSKNHRYSVSKGIYKLRVAICNMYKRNYDVDLDPDSEAIVTMGIKEGLSHLMLATINKGDVAFVPNPSYPIHAYSVIIAGGDVRSIPLVPGEDFFENLMTALKQTWPKPKMIILSFPHNPTTITVDIDFFEKLVDFAKENGIYIIHDHAYADLTFDGYKSPSFLQAKGAKDVGVEFFTMSKSYSMAGFRVGYALGNQTLINALSRIKSYLDYGMFQPIQIASIIALNEEYKHDAISKMVEHYKKRRDVLIESFNNAGWHIEKPKATMFVWAKIPEHYLSAGIGSLEFSKMLLEKGKVAVSPGIGFGEYGDQYVRFALVENEMRIRQAAKGVKHFLNSQSDLHHA is encoded by the coding sequence ATGACCGAAGATTTTGAGACGATTAAAAGATTGCCGCCTTATGTTTTTGCGGAAGTTAATAAGATTAAGGCTGAAGCGAGAAAGAAAGGGGAAGACATAATAGACCTCGGTATGGGAAACCCAGATTCTCCGACTCCGGACTATATTATAGAAAAATTAGTTGAAGCATCCAGAAATTCTAAAAACCACAGATATTCTGTGTCTAAAGGTATATACAAACTGCGTGTTGCCATATGCAATATGTATAAAAGAAATTATGATGTAGATTTAGACCCTGACAGCGAAGCGATAGTTACAATGGGTATCAAAGAAGGGCTGAGCCATTTAATGCTGGCTACCATTAACAAAGGAGATGTTGCGTTTGTTCCGAATCCGTCTTATCCGATTCATGCCTATTCCGTTATTATTGCAGGCGGCGATGTTAGGAGTATTCCGTTAGTGCCAGGGGAAGATTTTTTTGAAAATCTTATGACCGCTCTGAAACAAACATGGCCTAAACCTAAGATGATTATATTAAGTTTTCCGCATAATCCGACGACCATAACGGTAGATATAGATTTTTTTGAAAAACTAGTGGATTTTGCAAAAGAAAACGGTATATATATTATTCATGACCATGCATACGCAGACCTTACTTTTGACGGATATAAATCTCCCAGTTTTTTGCAGGCAAAGGGAGCTAAAGACGTAGGAGTTGAATTTTTTACAATGTCTAAAAGCTATAGCATGGCAGGATTCAGAGTCGGCTACGCGCTCGGCAATCAAACATTGATAAATGCGCTGTCAAGAATAAAGAGCTATCTTGACTATGGTATGTTTCAGCCTATACAAATAGCTTCCATTATTGCTTTGAATGAAGAATATAAGCACGATGCAATAAGCAAGATGGTTGAACATTACAAGAAAAGGAGAGATGTTTTGATTGAAAGTTTCAATAATGCAGGATGGCATATTGAAAAACCTAAGGCTACAATGTTTGTATGGGCTAAAATACCGGAGCATTATTTGAGTGCAGGCATAGGTTCGCTGGAATTTTCCAAAATGCTTTTAGAAAAAGGAAAGGTGGCAGTATCTCCGGGGATAGGGTTTGGCGAATACGGCGACCAGTACGTCAGGTTTGCTCTTGTGGAAAATGAAATGCGCATAAGACAGGCGGCTAAAGGGGTTAAACATTTTTTGAACAGCCAGTCGGATTTGCATCATGCGTGA
- a CDS encoding homoserine dehydrogenase — MEIKNMENKDIDKVVGNKINIGLFGFGTVGGSFYRILDIRKKEIEAMLSADVTIKKIFTRGNRNPSIDNIGNLMVNNADDILNDKSINVIVELMGGINPAKEYIEKAIKNGKSVITANKALLAEHGEEIFKLCKKHNVHIGFEAAVGGGIPILRSIKNGLAGDSITSVFSIINGTSNYILSKMTNEGGKFDDILKKAQEKGYAEADPSFDINGIDSAHKLVILGRLAFAASISLKDVMIEGIKGVSDIDICFARDLGYKIKLLGILKNDDSKIEIRVHPTLIPSGSLLSNVDGVFNAFFLNAKFAGPISLTGYGAGGMATASAVMGDFIEIAGKIINSEKHHDIFLNESSNKVQIKRKKDIISRYYLRFSAMDRPGVLAKISKILGDNSISISSMIQQGRKIDGSVPIVITTHEANEEELLKSIELCDKLDIILAKTMILRIEDNVN, encoded by the coding sequence ATGGAAATTAAAAATATGGAAAATAAAGACATTGACAAAGTTGTCGGCAATAAAATTAATATAGGGCTTTTTGGCTTCGGAACCGTGGGCGGAAGTTTTTACAGGATATTGGATATTCGTAAAAAAGAAATAGAAGCGATGCTTTCCGCCGATGTGACGATAAAAAAGATATTTACACGGGGCAATAGAAATCCGTCAATTGATAACATCGGCAATTTAATGGTCAATAATGCAGATGATATTTTAAACGATAAAAGTATAAATGTAATAGTTGAACTCATGGGCGGAATTAACCCTGCTAAAGAGTATATCGAAAAAGCCATAAAAAACGGCAAAAGCGTTATAACTGCCAATAAAGCTCTTTTAGCTGAGCATGGAGAAGAGATATTTAAATTATGCAAAAAACATAATGTCCATATCGGATTTGAGGCTGCAGTCGGAGGCGGCATTCCTATTTTAAGGTCAATAAAAAACGGTCTTGCAGGAGATTCAATAACGTCAGTGTTTTCTATAATAAACGGCACATCAAACTATATTTTATCAAAGATGACGAATGAGGGCGGAAAGTTTGACGATATACTGAAAAAAGCTCAGGAGAAAGGCTATGCCGAAGCAGACCCTTCTTTTGACATAAACGGAATCGACAGCGCACATAAATTAGTTATATTAGGCAGGCTTGCATTTGCGGCGAGCATATCGTTAAAAGACGTTATGATAGAAGGAATTAAAGGAGTCAGCGATATAGATATTTGTTTTGCTCGTGACCTTGGATATAAAATTAAACTTTTAGGTATTCTTAAAAATGATGATTCAAAAATAGAGATAAGAGTGCATCCTACCCTTATTCCTTCAGGCAGTCTATTATCAAACGTAGATGGGGTGTTTAACGCATTTTTTCTGAACGCAAAATTTGCAGGTCCCATAAGCCTGACCGGTTACGGTGCAGGCGGTATGGCAACTGCAAGCGCAGTTATGGGAGATTTTATCGAAATAGCCGGAAAAATTATAAACAGTGAAAAACATCATGATATTTTTCTCAATGAAAGTTCAAATAAAGTTCAGATAAAAAGAAAAAAAGATATAATATCGCGATATTATTTAAGATTTTCAGCAATGGACAGACCGGGCGTACTCGCCAAAATTTCTAAGATTCTCGGAGACAATTCAATCAGTATAAGTTCGATGATTCAGCAGGGCAGGAAGATAGACGGTTCTGTTCCTATAGTTATAACTACTCACGAAGCAAATGAAGAAGAATTATTAAAAAGCATAGAATTATGCGACAAATTAGACATTATTCTTGCGAAAACTATGATTTTGAGAATTGAAGATAACGTAAACTGA